A genomic segment from Ignavibacteriales bacterium encodes:
- a CDS encoding exopolysaccharide biosynthesis polyprenyl glycosylphosphotransferase has translation MIVNQKSIYTSRLIADLVILNLSFLLSAGVAQSFEILLARDYMFILLLLLNFIWFINGNLSGFYLDFFTRSFSFQFFNILKLVFFQVGFTVLFIFLTKEDLFTRNFIVLYGFLLTLSISLRTAILKNVLISLRRKGKNIRSLLIVGAGVVGKNFKDTIVRNADFGYHFKGFLDDTIVGDNVVGTLNELDEKLKQLEIDEVVITLSAQPPELLDEIIRVCNINAVRIHIIPDYFRFLSSRFQISSIGNFPIITARQEPLEEANRRFLKRSFDIVFSILVLVFLLSWFYPIIALLIKLNSKGNVLFIQKRIGAKNEMFECYKFRTLTSESSKESEKFKPVLLGDKRVTRIGNFLRKSNIDELPQFFNVLKGDMSVVGPRPHAIPYQDLYGKIFEEIKMRHNVRPGLTGWAQVNGLRGDVEDEEENNRRTILRMKYDLWYIENWTMHLDLQIILMTIWQMVKGDTKAV, from the coding sequence CCCGTGATTATATGTTTATTCTTTTGCTTTTACTAAACTTTATCTGGTTTATAAATGGAAATCTTTCAGGCTTTTATTTAGATTTTTTTACGCGATCATTTTCATTTCAGTTCTTTAATATTCTTAAACTTGTTTTTTTTCAAGTTGGATTTACTGTTTTGTTTATCTTCCTAACAAAAGAAGATCTTTTTACAAGGAATTTTATTGTTTTATATGGATTTCTCTTAACTCTTTCAATTAGTTTGCGCACTGCAATTCTTAAAAATGTATTAATATCATTAAGGAGAAAAGGTAAGAACATAAGAAGCCTGTTAATAGTTGGCGCAGGTGTAGTTGGTAAAAATTTTAAAGACACTATAGTTCGTAATGCTGATTTTGGCTACCACTTTAAAGGATTTCTTGATGATACAATTGTGGGTGATAATGTTGTCGGCACTTTAAATGAACTTGATGAAAAGTTAAAGCAATTAGAAATTGATGAAGTTGTTATTACTCTTTCAGCTCAACCACCGGAATTATTAGATGAAATTATTAGAGTTTGTAATATAAACGCTGTAAGAATTCATATCATTCCCGATTACTTTAGATTTTTATCAAGCAGATTTCAAATTAGTTCGATAGGCAATTTCCCAATAATTACAGCTCGGCAAGAACCGCTTGAAGAAGCTAATCGCAGATTTCTTAAACGCTCTTTTGATATCGTGTTTTCCATTTTGGTTCTTGTTTTTTTACTTAGCTGGTTTTATCCAATAATTGCACTGCTTATAAAATTAAATTCAAAGGGTAATGTTTTATTTATTCAAAAGCGTATTGGTGCAAAAAATGAAATGTTTGAGTGTTATAAATTTAGAACTCTAACATCCGAATCATCAAAGGAATCTGAAAAATTTAAGCCGGTGCTATTAGGTGATAAAAGAGTTACAAGAATTGGAAACTTCTTAAGAAAATCAAATATAGATGAGCTGCCTCAGTTTTTTAACGTTTTAAAAGGTGATATGTCTGTTGTTGGTCCCAGACCGCACGCAATTCCGTATCAGGATTTATACGGAAAAATATTTGAAGAAATAAAAATGCGCCACAATGTTCGTCCCGGTTTAACAGGCTGGGCACAGGTAAATGGTTTACGTGGTGATGTTGAAGACGAAGAAGAAAATAATCGCAGGACTATTTTACGAATGAAGTATGATCTTTGGTATATTGAAAACTGGACGATGCATCTTGATCTTCAAATTATTTTAATGACTATCTGGCAAATGGTTAAAGGCGATACAAAAGCCGTTTGA
- a CDS encoding SdiA-regulated domain-containing protein, producing the protein MRSIIKNYATIVIIILIALTHYKCNTNRQESLTSLKLPLQKVTPIDVPEPSALTTSFDGKSFWSVGDSDSMVFKLDLDGKVIKSFLVNGEDLEGITVIDSTLLAVILERTREVVVLDTSGKEIRRKKFDLKGRLNEGLEGICYDVNTKNFYFVNEKRPGLMIKTDSSFAEIFRKELNLANDYSDLFYSKDDNTLWILSDESKKIIQTDLNGNKILEYLIDVEQPEGLVVDYKNKKVFIVSDKKEALYEFNLP; encoded by the coding sequence ATGAGATCAATTATCAAAAATTATGCAACAATTGTTATTATCATTTTAATAGCTTTAACGCATTATAAATGTAATACTAACAGGCAAGAATCACTAACAAGCCTAAAATTACCTTTGCAAAAAGTAACGCCAATTGATGTTCCGGAACCATCCGCTTTAACGACATCATTTGATGGAAAATCTTTTTGGTCCGTTGGCGATAGTGACAGTATGGTTTTTAAATTGGACTTAGACGGAAAGGTTATCAAATCATTTCTAGTTAATGGAGAAGATTTAGAAGGGATAACAGTTATAGATTCAACGTTGCTTGCAGTTATTCTTGAGCGAACCAGAGAAGTTGTTGTGTTAGACACTTCTGGAAAAGAAATCAGAAGAAAAAAGTTTGATTTAAAAGGGAGACTGAACGAAGGCCTAGAAGGAATTTGTTATGATGTTAACACAAAAAACTTTTATTTTGTAAATGAAAAGCGACCAGGGTTAATGATAAAGACAGACAGCAGCTTTGCAGAAATTTTTAGAAAAGAACTTAATCTCGCTAATGATTATTCAGATTTGTTTTATTCAAAAGATGACAACACTTTATGGATATTAAGTGATGAATCTAAAAAGATTATTCAAACAGATTTAAACGGCAACAAGATTTTGGAATATCTAATTGACGTTGAACAGCCGGAAGGTTTGGTAGTGGATTACAAAAACAAAAAGGTTTTTATTGTCTCTGATAAAAAAGAAGCACTATACGAGTTTAATCTACCATAG
- a CDS encoding YfhL family 4Fe-4S dicluster ferredoxin, which yields MAVLITDECISCNACEIECPNNAIYAAGDVWLLDGEHEALNSDHTYIAVDKCTECVGFYDEPQCIPACPTEAIIMDPDHQETKEQLMAKKEHLDKVGR from the coding sequence ATGGCAGTTCTTATAACTGATGAATGTATTTCTTGTAACGCTTGCGAAATAGAATGTCCTAACAATGCAATTTACGCCGCAGGAGATGTTTGGCTTTTAGATGGTGAACACGAAGCATTAAACTCAGATCATACATATATCGCTGTAGATAAATGTACCGAATGTGTTGGCTTTTATGATGAACCACAATGTATTCCGGCTTGTCCAACGGAAGCAATAATTATGGATCCGGATCATCAAGAAACTAAAGAACAGTTAATGGCTAAGAAAGAACATTTAGATAAAGTTGGAAGATAA